A stretch of DNA from Rhodococcus sp. NBC_00297:
GCCGACACCAACGGCAGCCAGTTCTTCCTCGTGTTCGGCGATTCGCAGCTGCCCCCGAACTACACGGTGTTCGGCACGATCGACGAGACCGGCCTCGCGACGCTCGACAAGATCGCCGCAGCGGGCGTCGAGGGTGGCGCGCAGGACGGTGCGCCGGCTCTCGCGACCACCCTGAACACGGTGCGGCTCGACCTGGCCTGACGGCTCACCCCGCACACTCCCGCGAGTACGCCGACAGTGTCGTGATTCCGGACGGGATCACGACACGTCGGACGTACTCGCCGGGGGTGTGTCGAGCTCTAGGCCGCCGAGGTCAGGCGGTACACGTCGTACACGCCCTCGACGTTGCGCACCACGTTGAGCACGTGGCCCAGATGCTTGGGATCACCCATCTCGAAGGTGAACTTCGAGATGGCGACCCGATCGCCCGAGGTGGTCACCGACGCCGACAGGATGTTGACCTTCTCGTCGGCCAGCGCCTTCGTGACGTCGGAGAGCAGACGGTGGCGATCGAGTGCCTCGATCTGGATCGCGACGAGGAACACCGACGACGGCGACGGGGCCCACTCGACCTCGATCAGCCGCTCCGACTGCGTCTGCAGCGACCCGGCGTTGGTGCAATCGGTGCGGTGCACGCTCACCGAGCCACCGCGGGTGACGAAGCCCATGATGTCGTCTCCCGGCACCGGGGTGCAGCACTTCGCCAGCTTGGCGACGACGCCGTCCGCACCCGACACCATGACCCCTGCGTCGCCGACGCGGCGCGGACGGGTGGGAATGGTGGACGGGGTGGACCGCTCGGCCAGTTCCTCCTCGACATCGCCGACACCGCCGAGGTGAGCGACGAGACGCTGCACGACGTGCTGCGCCGAGACGTGGTTCTCCCCCACCGCGGTGTAGAGAGCCGAGACATCGACATACCGCAGCTCGTGCGCGATGGCCGACATGGACTCGCCGTTCATCAAGCGCTGCAACGGAAGTCCCCCGCGCCGCACCTCCTTGGCGATGGCGTCCTTGCCGGCCTCGAGCGCTTCCTCGCGACGTTCCTTGGCGAACCACTGGCGGATCTTGGTCTTCGCACGCGGCGACGCGACGAAGGTGGCCCAGTCGCGGCTCGGTCCGGCTGTCGGGGCCTTCGAGGTGAAGACCTCGACCACCTCGCCGTTGTCGAGCTGACGCTCCAGCGCGACGAGGCGCCCGTTGACGCGGGCACCGATGCACCGGTGCCCCACCTCGGTGTGCACGGCGTAGGCGAAGTCCACGGGACACGATCCGGCGGGCAGGGTCACCACGTCGCCCTTGGGGGTGAAGACGAAGATCTCCTTGACCGCGAGGTCGTACCGCAGCGACTCGAGGAACTCCCCCGGATCCGCGGCCTCCCGCTGCCAGTCGAGTAGCTGGCGCATCCACGCCATGTCGTCGAGCTCCGTCGCGTCACCGGAGTGACGGCCCTTCGTCTCCTTGTATCGCCAGTGCGCGGCGATGCCGAACTCGGCGGTGCGATGCATGTCGCGGGTGCGGATCTGCACCTCGAGAGGCTTGCCCTCGGGACCGACGACCGTGGTGTGCAGCGACTGGTAGACCCCGTAGCGCGGCTGCGCGATGTAGTCCTTGAACCGTCCGGCCATCGGCTGCCACAGCGAGTGGACCACGCCGACGGCGGCGTAGCAGTCCCGGATCTCGTCGCACAGGATGCGCACGCCGACCAGATCGTGGATGTCGTCGAAGTCGCGGCCCTTGACGATCATCTTCTGGTAGATCGACCAGTAGTGCTTGGGCCGACCCTCGACCACGGCACTGATGCGGGAGGCCGACAGGGTCGCGTTGATCTCGGCGCGCACCTTGGCGAGATAGGTGTCGCGTGACGGGGCCCGGTCGGCGACGAGGCGCACGATCTCGTCGTACTTCTTGGGGTGCAGGATCGCGAACGCGAGGTCCTCGAGCTCCCACTTGACCGTCGCCATGCCGAGGCGGTGCGCGAGAGGTGCGATGACCTCGAGGGTCTCCTTCGCCTTGCGCGCCTGCTTCTCCGGCGGCAGGAAGCGCATCGTACGCATGTTGTGCAGCCGGTCGGCCACCTTGATGACCAGCACCCGCGGATCCCGCGCCATCGCGATGATCATCTTGCGGATGGTCTCGCCTTCGGCGGCGGTGCCGAGCGCGACCTTGTCGAGCTTCGTCACGCCGTCGACGAGATGGGCGACCTCGTCGCCGAACTCGGTGCGCAGCTGGTCCAGCGAGTAGCCGGTGTCCTCGACGGTGTCGTGCAGCAGCGCCGCGACGAGCGTCGTGGTGTCCATTCCCAGCTCGGCCAGGATGTTGGCGACCGCGAGCGGGTGCGTGATGTACGGGTCACCCGACTTGCGCATCTGCGTGGCGTGCCGCTCGTCGGCCACGTCGTACGCGCGTTGCAGCAGCCCGAGGTCCGCCTTCGGGTACATCGACCGGTGGGTGCCGGCCAACGGCTCGAGCACCGGCTTGACCGCGGTGTTGCGCTGCGCGGTGATGCGGCGGGCCAGCCGCGCACGAACGCGCCGGGACGCGGACGACGGCGCAGTGGGGGTGGCGGAGGAGGGTGCCGGATCGGGCACGGGCTCCGCGGCGGGTGCGACCGGCTCCGGTGTCAGGGCATCGGTGCGCGCTGTCGGATCGGCAGGCTCCGCCCTGGAGGGCACGGGCTCCGTCGCGGCCTCGTCAGCAGCAGCGTCGGCAGGCAGGACGGCGTCGGACGGCAGGGACTCCCCCGCGGCAGGCGGCACTGCTGCGGACTCCTCGGCGGTACGACCGATGTATCGCGTCATGATCGACACCTCCTCAGCTGCTCGAGAGACCCGACTCTATCCGCCGTCACCGGAGCGCACAGCGCACGCCCTCACATCTTCTCGAGGTCGGATGCTCAGACGACGCCCAATGTCGTGAGCGGTCCATGCTTCCAACGCTCGCGGCCGCCCAGAACTTCCACCTCGAGAACGACGGCGGCACCCACCACGATGGCTCCGCACCGCGTCAACAGTTCGGCGGCGGCCTCGAGTGTGCCGCCGGTCGCGAGCACGTCGTCGACGACGAGTACGCGGCGCCCCTCGAGCGCGATGCCCTCGGCGGAGATCTCGAGCTCCGCCGTGCCGTACTCGAGTTCGTACGACTGCCGGTGCACCGGCGGGGGTAACTTCCCCGCCTTGCGGACGGCGATCACGCCGGTGTTCAACGCCAGCGCGACGCCGGCACCGAGCAGGAAGCCGCGCGCGTCGATACCGGCCACGACGTCGGCGTCACGGCCCGCCTCGGCGAGCGAGTCCACCACGGTGCGCAGCCCCTCCGCGTCGGCGAACACGGGCGTGAGGTCGGCGAAGCGCACTCCCGGCGTGGGGAAGTCGTCGGCCCAGCGCGTCAACCGGGCGACGACGTCCGATCCACCGGGTGCGCTCGTGGTGGGGCTGCTCGATCCGGGTGTACTCATCCGACGAGTATCCACTTGTCCATGTTCCATCCCGCACCCGCGACCGTCGGGTTCGACTCCACACCACGCATTCCGGACGCCACCGCGGTGACGCGCGGCGCGTTGTAGAGCGGGAGGGTGGGCATGTCGGTCCACAGGATGTTCTCCGCCTCGACCGCCGCGGCGAGCACGGTGGCGTCGGACTGGTCGACGGCCAGGCGATCGATCAGCTCGTCGAGACGCCCGTTGGCGTAGCCGCCGACGTTGACGCCCTGTCCGCCGCGCAGGGCGAAGCGACCGGGATCGGCGGAGGACGTGCCCGACGCACCCGCCTGTCCGGCGGTGGAGGCCAGGACGGCGTCCACTTCCCCGTCGCGCAGAGCGAGCGGCGAGAAGGTCGGCGACGACGCGTCCACGATCTCGATGCCGAGAGGTGCGCAGGACGATGCGATGGCGGCGACGACGGCCGCGCGGCGCTCGTCGGGCCCCAGGTAGCCCACGCGGACGATG
This window harbors:
- a CDS encoding adenine phosphoribosyltransferase, which produces MSTPGSSSPTTSAPGGSDVVARLTRWADDFPTPGVRFADLTPVFADAEGLRTVVDSLAEAGRDADVVAGIDARGFLLGAGVALALNTGVIAVRKAGKLPPPVHRQSYELEYGTAELEISAEGIALEGRRVLVVDDVLATGGTLEAAAELLTRCGAIVVGAAVVLEVEVLGGRERWKHGPLTTLGVV
- a CDS encoding RelA/SpoT family protein, translating into MTRYIGRTAEESAAVPPAAGESLPSDAVLPADAAADEAATEPVPSRAEPADPTARTDALTPEPVAPAAEPVPDPAPSSATPTAPSSASRRVRARLARRITAQRNTAVKPVLEPLAGTHRSMYPKADLGLLQRAYDVADERHATQMRKSGDPYITHPLAVANILAELGMDTTTLVAALLHDTVEDTGYSLDQLRTEFGDEVAHLVDGVTKLDKVALGTAAEGETIRKMIIAMARDPRVLVIKVADRLHNMRTMRFLPPEKQARKAKETLEVIAPLAHRLGMATVKWELEDLAFAILHPKKYDEIVRLVADRAPSRDTYLAKVRAEINATLSASRISAVVEGRPKHYWSIYQKMIVKGRDFDDIHDLVGVRILCDEIRDCYAAVGVVHSLWQPMAGRFKDYIAQPRYGVYQSLHTTVVGPEGKPLEVQIRTRDMHRTAEFGIAAHWRYKETKGRHSGDATELDDMAWMRQLLDWQREAADPGEFLESLRYDLAVKEIFVFTPKGDVVTLPAGSCPVDFAYAVHTEVGHRCIGARVNGRLVALERQLDNGEVVEVFTSKAPTAGPSRDWATFVASPRAKTKIRQWFAKERREEALEAGKDAIAKEVRRGGLPLQRLMNGESMSAIAHELRYVDVSALYTAVGENHVSAQHVVQRLVAHLGGVGDVEEELAERSTPSTIPTRPRRVGDAGVMVSGADGVVAKLAKCCTPVPGDDIMGFVTRGGSVSVHRTDCTNAGSLQTQSERLIEVEWAPSPSSVFLVAIQIEALDRHRLLSDVTKALADEKVNILSASVTTSGDRVAISKFTFEMGDPKHLGHVLNVVRNVEGVYDVYRLTSAA